The stretch of DNA GTTTGAGCAGATTTTTAACTCTGGTATCGTCAATATTGCTGCCTGCAGCCAATTTAATAATGTCTTCCTGGCTTACACCTTTTCTCGGGTCTGCGTCTGCCACCGCTTTCTTGATTATATCCTTAAGAATGGTCTGCTGTTCCCTCTGAGAGTGGCTTATGCCGGTAGCTACGATATCAAAGTCCAGCGTCTCTCCTTCACCGGCAATTTTATGCAGATAATATTCAACAGCGTTGACAGCTCTCTGGGCATCCTCCACGGTAACAAGCGTGGAAAGCCTGGCCCTGGCGCTTGCCTCAGACAGACGGACAAAGGCTTCGAGCTGCCTGGCGGTGATCGGCACGGAGGCGCCTTCAGCTTCACCCTGTTTTCTGATCCTGAGATAATAATCAGAAATTGTCTTCATGGCCTCATCGCTCATGATCGGATTGATTCTTTTAGAATATGCAACATATTTTCTGAAAAAGTCTCTTTCAAAGATAGGCTTCATGGTCGAAGTGTCGCTGAGAATCTTTTCTGTATCAACGCCTTCAATAAACGGAATATCATCGTTATACTTTCTAACCTGACCGCGGCGGTGGGCTTTCAGAATATGATTAGTAATGTTCTTGTCCTTCTCTGCTGAAGGCTTGTCAGTCAGAGCAAATATCAAATCAAATCTGGACAGAAGTGCAGGCGGCATGTTGATCTGATCTGCGATGTACTGATGCTCCTCAAATCTGCCGTATTTAGGATTGGCGGCACCAAGCAGAGAACAGCGGCACTGCAGAGTTGCAGTAATTCCGGCTTTAGCCACTGATATAGTCTGGCTTTCCATGGCTTCGTGCATAGACGACCTATCCTGATCGGTCATCTTATCCAATTCATCAATGCAGGCCTGCCCTAAATCAGCAAGAACCAGAGCACCGGCTTCAAGAGTCCATCTTCCCTCTCCGAAGTCATCTTTCACCGCAGCAGCGGTATTGTGCACAGAAAACCCGTTTGCTATGAAAGTATGGCTGTCCTGCACAGTAAGATCATACACATACTCAGGAAGATCGTCCCAGACCTTGTTGACTGAAACGATGGGAGACTCGAAAATCCTGCCGCTTTCCGGATCTACGAAGGGAGCATTCATTCCCGCTTTAACGTCTGCCGCGCAGCACCAATTGTCCTCGCCGCAGACCATGATCTTGGTTTCTGCCGTCAGACGAATTTTATATCCGTCAGATTCTTCAAGTTCCACAAGAAATGAAGGGGTCTTAATTTTCCATATGGCCTCCAATTTCTGATGGACTTTTTTTCCGTCAATAACGGCATCAATGTAATAGTTTTCAGGGATTTTTTCTATCCACTGCCCATCTTTGATTTCCACTGGACAGTGCATATGTGTTTCAACAAATTCCCCGATCTTAATCTGAGATTCGTTTACAGTTATAGTGCTGTCAGGCGCAATACAGAGACCTGCTGCGGATGATGACTTTCCTGAAGCATATATGCCTCTCGGAGCCAGCCTGGACATATATCTCAGCATCTGGCTGTTGTGAGAGATTAAACCATTGGTAATGAAATTGTGGCTTTCTTCAATTTCAAGATCATATACCCATTCCTCTTCAGCAGGAATCTCTTCTTTGTTGGTTATGACATCATAACAGAAACCTGCTTCCCAGGGGTATTGATCTTCACGGGGGATCATTGAACCTGTGTAAGCTCCGACAGGGGTACCGACAGGAATGTTAGATACAGGTACCGCTCTGATACGGACAGCATACTGCGTAAACAAAGGGTGTGTGGGAGTGACGGTCAGCTGTCTCCCGCTTTCAGTTGTGATTTTAACTAACTTTTCAGGAGCAGTGCGCTTCCAGACCCGTATGGCCTTTCCTTTTTCCATTCTGCCGTGTGCAGAGAAGGTAATCACATCCAGATCGATAGGGGCAGAAAATCCGTCATCGATCTTTTCCACATTTCCATTAGCAATGGCCTCATCGACAATCTCCTTAATCGGCCTGCATGTATTGTCAGCCAGAGTTACTAAAGTATCACCAGTGACACATTTAGCTACACCAGGGTCTCCGATCAGCAGGATGTGGATATCCCCTCTGATTTTAGTCCCGTCATCCAGAGTTTTGGGGACTCCGCCGAAAAGCTGGAGAGCAAGACATTCCTTTTCAACATCATATCCAAAGATAGTCGGAGAAATGGAAGCCACTATATTCTCAAACAGCTGAGGTGATTTTGCAGCCTCTTCTATAGCTTCAATATCCTCATTCGTGATGTCGAGTTCTTCATATTCATGACGCTGCGACTCTACAGAAATTACATCCAGGGAGATATCAAAAATCGTTGATTTGTTCTGCTGCATTTTCTGAACTGAACGGAGAATGCCGTTGAGAGTTACCCTGTCGCCTGGAGCCACCATTCCCGCAGCATCGTCTTCCAGATATCCTGTCAGACGTTCCGGCTGGGCTCCTCCCCTCAAACCTTCAGGGCTCTCCTGGATTTCGACCTTCTGTGTGTCTACAAAGCGGCTCTCCTCAGTCAAAAGTACAAATTTTGTAGCACCGGCGCTTCTTCCGCAGCCGTCCTGTTCTTTGTAGCATTCCATCGGTTCTTTGAACAGAAGCCCGCTCTGCTCTTCCTTGATAATCCGACCGCATCTTTTACACTGGAACAGAGCATCTGTGATTTTAGGCCTCACTTCAGTAGCCTTTCTGACTAAACCCTCTACAGAGATTACCTTGCCGACATGCTTTGCCCTGAGATCCCTGATTTCCACATGGGCATCGCGGGGAAGATTGTTTACTCTCAGGTTAATGTCAGCCTCGCGCATCTCCTGATGCATGAGGTTCTTCATTGCCCTCTTGCCTGAGATAAGCGTCAAATCAGGATGTTCAAGAAACTGGGCGGCCAGATCCGTATCGAACATATCGAGATCGGCAAAATTGACCAGCACGCTTCTTTTATCAGGATATCCGTCAGCGATTTCACGCATCTGCTGGATATATTCCGTTCCAAGAAAAAACGCCTCCCATTTGGCAATTGTGTTGGGATCCAACTCTTTTATTGATCCCCCCTCATATGAGGTCTCGTTTGAGACCATTTCTTCATTGGAATTTTCAAACTCATCGCTAGTCAAAATCTCACCTGATTTTTCATGTACACTTCACATATATTTCTTCTTATCTTTCTCATTATTCAGATCGTTCAGGAGGTACAAACTCCATCTGCACCTTGACTACTTCCGCGCTTGTTCTTGCATCGGCATAGCAGTCCAGAGGCTCCTGGTTCAATTTGATAAACTGTTCTCCCCAGCTGAATTTTGAGAGTATCTGAACAGCCTGTTCCTTTATTCCCATAATATATAATGAAGCCGCTAAAGCCTCCACGCTTGAGAGTTTCAGAGGCTTTCCCCAGTTAACAGGATTAGCAGCCAGAAGATAAGGAAGCGCACGCTGCTGCAGATCACTCCTCAGTTTTGGAAAGTCATTGATCTGGTTCCAGGACATGTCCATAACCACCAAGCCGTGTGCAAGCGCAGTCTTGGTATCTTCACGGGAGATCGCCTTTTCAGCATAAGGGGTGAGTACTACTGCACCGTGCGGTATTCTTCTCAGAGATGCGATTTCCTGAGCTAAATTAAATTTCATCAGTTTTCTGCCAGTACACTTTTTGGGATCGCACTGATGCTCGTCATAAACGTACAGATTTACAATCACGCTCTACACTCCTTGTTATTAACGCTCAATTGGTAATCACCTAAATCGTTTTTCATAAAACATGCGTTATGCTGCCTGTATCATTATTCAGACATATATATCTAGAATGCTCGACAAGAATAAGTCATATCAAAACAATAACGAAGTTGATGCAGTCTAAAAAAGAACTTATTGAAACCGCACAGAATTGTCAAAAACAGATGGTAGACGAACTGACTGCAATGCTGAGAATCCCAGCCATGGGACCGGAAAACGGCGGAGACGGGGAAGGCAGACGCGCAGACCACCTGGAGAATCTGCTAAAATCATGGAACCTGCCTGTAGAAAGAATAGAGATTGAAGACGAAAGGCTAGGAACAAGACCGAATCTTCTCAGCAGAATAAAAGGAAAAGAAGAAAGGACGATATGGCTGGTAGCCCACATGGATACTGTATCCCCTGGAAATCTGAATTCCTGGGACAGTGATCCGTTTGAGCCTGTAGTAAAAAACGGAAAGGTCTACGGCAGAGGCTCTGAAGATAATGGGCAGTCTGTAATCTCATCAATATTCGCCTTAAAAATTCTCTCAGAGCTTGAAGAAGCACCAGAGCAGTCATACGGAGTTGTTCTGGTTGCAGATGAAGAAGCCGGCTCGCTTTACGGCATAAGGCCGCTGATAGAACAGGGCTGTTTTAGAAAAGAAGATGTATTTTTTGTTCCAGACTTCGGCGAAGCGACTGGTTCAAGCATAGAGATGATGGAAAAATCGATAATCTGGCTGAAAGCCTCTGTCAAAGGCAAACAAGTCCATGCATCGGTTCCCAACAGAGGAACAAATGCACTGGTCGAGGGATCAAAATTCATTCTTGCCCTCAGAGACGCGCTGTACGCTCATTTCAATCTGAGCGATTCAGCATACAATTATGAAATTTCCACGTTTGAACCTACTAAGAGAGAAAATGAAGAGGGCAGCATAAATATCATTCCAGAAGTAGAGAATGTATTCTTTGACATCAGGCTTCTTCCTGAATATTCCATCGAAGAATGTGTATCATTTGCAGAAGAGTTTGCTGCTGAATACTCTAAGAAAAATAACATAAATGCAGCAGTTGAGAATGTCCGCGTAGATCCTGCAGGACCTCCTTCCACAACAGAAAACAGAGAATTCTCAGTCTTAAAAGATTCAATACGCGAAGTCATCAACGTAGATGCAAAAGCAATAGGCATAGGCGGTCAGACGTGCGCCAACTGGTTCAGAAAAGCAGGATACAGCGCATATGCATGGCAAACGGTTGAAGGTCTGGCACATCAGACAAATGAATATTCAAAAATAGAGAATATTGTAAACGACTCTGCAGTGTTTGTACTGACAATATATGAGTTATGTTTCAGAGCGGCTTAATCTGAAAACAGCCTCTCCAGCATCCATTCGCTGTCAAACTTGATTATGTCTTCGTACTCCTGCCCCATGCTCATGAAGGCAATCGGTTTTCCGATTGAATGAGCTATTGACAAAGCGGCTCCGCCTTTAGCATCGGCGTCAATCTTTGTGAGAATAATGGCATCGAGTCCGATGGCATCGTTGAATGCCTTGGCCTGCTCTACTGCATCGTTGCCGGCTAACGCGTCTCCCACGAATATAACAAGATTCGGTTTGACAACACGTTTGATTTTCTTCATTTCATCCATAAGGTTGGAGTTTGTCTGCATTCTGCCTGCCGTATCGACAAGAACCACATCTTTGTGTTTTGACTTGGCATGCTCAACAGCATCATAAGCTACAGCTGCAGGATCGGCTCCTGACTGATGCTTGATTATCTTGACGCCGAGATTGTCAGAATGGATTGTAAGCTGTTCGATCGCACCTGCACGGAATGTATCAGAGGCTGCTAAAACAACAGTCCTGCCTGATTTCTGCAGACGATTTGCCAGTTTCGCGATGGAAGTGGTTTTTCCTGTCCCGTTGATGCCTACGAACATTACCACAGCCGGTTTGTCGCTGTCATCAATAAACTTGTCAAAGTCAAATTCATTGGACTGAAGAACGCTTCCGATAGCGCTTTTCAAGGCCTCTTCAACAATATCACCGAGGTTTTCTCCGCGCTCAACCTTTCTTTCAGACAGAACCTGCTGGACACCTTCCTTGATTGCATCAATCACAGGCAGAGCCACATCAGATTCCAGTAAACCTATTTCCAGATCCCAGAGAATGCTTTCAATATCGTCTTTGTCTATTGATTTTGCATTCTTAGACACTGAAGCAGCAACCGGCGCTTCGTGTTTTTTCTCTCCGCGTTTGGAGAAAAAGCCCTTTTTGGATTCGTCAACAGATCTTGCCTCTGGTTCTGCAGGCGGCTGGACTTCAACATTCTTTACTGGTGCAGGCTTGACTTCTTCGGTCTGCTTTACAACCGGTGCAGGTTCAGGCTTTACCGGTTCAGGCTGGACTTCAACCTGTTTTACTGGTTCAGGCCTGACTTCTTTTGTCTCTTGAGGTGCTGCTTCCTTCTGTTTTGGAGCTTCCTGCTTTGAGCGTCTTTCAAAGATAGATGCCCTGGCACGTTTCGGCTCCTCGAGTGCAGGCTTCTCAGCTGCCGGTTTTTCTTCAGGCAGAGGACTCTCTTTCTTCACTGGCTGTTTGGGAGCTGGTTTCGGAGCTGGTTTTTCAGGTATAATATCTTCTTCAAAATCATCTTCGTCTTCTGGAGCGTCTTCAAAAAACTTGTCGTTCTTCCAGAATGCTTCGTCATCCCAAAAATCATCATCTAAAAGATCGTCATCGTCCGATTTGGACTTGGCAGTTGTTTTGGGAGCCTTTTTCTTAGGTTCTTCCACAGGCTCCTCTGGAATGGAAGTATCTGGTTCTTCAGATTCCTCAAGTTCATCGATCCGCTCTGATTCCTTGCTCTTTAGAGCTGAGAGTTTCTTCTTAAGCGAATCGAACACTTCTTCCACCTATCACTGCCCATTCAATGCAGAAATCTCTTGCTGAACCAGATAGGTTAGCTCTTCAGCTTTAGCCTCTATTTCCATGCGGCGGTTGACTAAAGTCTCAAGGGAAGTCATGAGCTCTTTGGCCCTGTCTTCCATCAGTACAATGGCTTCATCAATCGGCTTTTCCATAGAGATTCCGGTTCCTACTCCGACAATTGCTTTGTCGTTGACCTCAACCTTGGCAAACACAAAGGAGCTTCCCCCGATAGGGATGAGAAGTTCAGAACCAGGTTCTGCATTTTTATATTGAACGAATGTCTCGCGTGCCCTTGCCAGTTCTTCGACAGACACTTGAATGAGCTGCTGATTTTCTGCAATGCTGGCCAGCTGATTGCGGTAAAGCTCCAGGGTGGACATTGCCTGACGCAGCTCGTCTTCGTTCATTGCGCCCCTCCAACGAGGTACTGGACTGTAATGTCTGTGATGCTGTCTTTATCAAGAAGTGTAATTTCATCGATTCTGATCTGCTGTCTCTTCAGTTTGTGGCGGCTGCCCAGATTGGAGTATACCTGCTCTGTAACCTGAGCTTCATCATCAGCGGCTAATTCAAGGCTGAATTTCTGCCAGCTGAACTTTCCAGTTTTTAATGCACCAACGGCACGATAAGCGTTCATTGATAAACCTCTTTCAACTCGCAACAATAACCTAGTAATATAATCTTTTGGTATCTATGGCTTTCTAAAAAGGCATACTACAGCGTATTTTATGAGCTGAGATGACATTTAAGAAAACAGCACCAACAATTGGAAAGGGATCATGAAAGTTTTAACAGCATATTATCCAGACAGAAAATTTCCTGCATTTTCAGTAACGGGAAGAAACTGCAGGCAGCGATGCAGCCACTGCAGGGGCAGATTTCTGAAAGGCATGATCCCAGTAACTCCAGAAGATCTGGTTTCAACAGCTGAAAAATATTACAATCAAGGTGCAGAGGGATTCCTGCTCAGCGGCGGATGTGATGAGCACGGCAGAGTCCCGGTCATGCCGTTTCTGAATGCAATCAAGAAAATAAAGGCTGAAACAAATCTTAAAATCAATATACACACTGGATTTCTGAGCAGACCTGAAGCTTTGGAGCTCATATCAGCTGGAATTGACTGCTTTTCAATAGACATCGTTCAAGACAGGGAAGTTATCAAAAAATGCCTCAATCTTGATGTTTCTCCGCATAAATATGAAGAAACGCTGGAAGCACTGGAAGGATCGGCGAAAATTGTTCCTCACGTATGCACAGGACTGCAGTCTGCAGAAGGGGAGCAAAAATCCCTGGAACTGATATCAAAGTTTGAGGTGTCATCCATCGCAGTGCTGGGGCTGATTCCCGCCAGAGACAGTGAATGCAGCGAAAGAATGATTTCTTTCGTCTCAGAAGCGGTTAAGACAGGCAGACCGGTCACGATCGGCTGCATGAGGCCAAGAGGAAATGTACCGCTGGAGATCAGCTGCGTAGAAGCAGGAGCCTCGGCAATGGCTGCGCCGAACCATAAGACACTGGAGATTTTGAAAGAAAGGGGATGGACAGTTATAGAAAAGAGCGAATGCTGTGCATTATTCTAGGCTTTCAACAAATTCCAGAGTCGCTTCCCTGCGTCCTATTAAAAACATGGCGGCATACTCTGGAACTCTGCATATGCCCTCGCCGGTTATGCGCTTCCCGCGGATTGTAATGTCAACCTTGTGTTTCAGGAATATTTCGATTTCACGATCCGTATATGTATCTGGAACAGCATCCAGCAGAGGATTGAAATCATCAAGGTCTTCTCTTTCCATCGGCACAACTCTCAATCCGCTCTTGCCGTGGAGGCTGCCGGGAAGCCTGATGAGCCTTTTGATATCAGCTGTAACCGGCTCATCAATTTCACATCTAAACCTTGGAATAACTTCATTTTCAAGCAGCCCGAGGAAAATATCTTCATGCCGTTTGCTGGTGAAGCAGTCGAAGATGTTCTTTTCCAGAAGCATGTCGCTTCCTGATCTCTCTCCCCTCTTTTCGTAGAGATCCTTCAACATTCCATTCACCAGAGTCTCGGA from Candidatus Methanomassiliicoccus intestinalis Issoire-Mx1 encodes:
- a CDS encoding ATP-binding protein; the protein is MTSDEFENSNEEMVSNETSYEGGSIKELDPNTIAKWEAFFLGTEYIQQMREIADGYPDKRSVLVNFADLDMFDTDLAAQFLEHPDLTLISGKRAMKNLMHQEMREADINLRVNNLPRDAHVEIRDLRAKHVGKVISVEGLVRKATEVRPKITDALFQCKRCGRIIKEEQSGLLFKEPMECYKEQDGCGRSAGATKFVLLTEESRFVDTQKVEIQESPEGLRGGAQPERLTGYLEDDAAGMVAPGDRVTLNGILRSVQKMQQNKSTIFDISLDVISVESQRHEYEELDITNEDIEAIEEAAKSPQLFENIVASISPTIFGYDVEKECLALQLFGGVPKTLDDGTKIRGDIHILLIGDPGVAKCVTGDTLVTLADNTCRPIKEIVDEAIANGNVEKIDDGFSAPIDLDVITFSAHGRMEKGKAIRVWKRTAPEKLVKITTESGRQLTVTPTHPLFTQYAVRIRAVPVSNIPVGTPVGAYTGSMIPREDQYPWEAGFCYDVITNKEEIPAEEEWVYDLEIEESHNFITNGLISHNSQMLRYMSRLAPRGIYASGKSSSAAGLCIAPDSTITVNESQIKIGEFVETHMHCPVEIKDGQWIEKIPENYYIDAVIDGKKVHQKLEAIWKIKTPSFLVELEESDGYKIRLTAETKIMVCGEDNWCCAADVKAGMNAPFVDPESGRIFESPIVSVNKVWDDLPEYVYDLTVQDSHTFIANGFSVHNTAAAVKDDFGEGRWTLEAGALVLADLGQACIDELDKMTDQDRSSMHEAMESQTISVAKAGITATLQCRCSLLGAANPKYGRFEEHQYIADQINMPPALLSRFDLIFALTDKPSAEKDKNITNHILKAHRRGQVRKYNDDIPFIEGVDTEKILSDTSTMKPIFERDFFRKYVAYSKRINPIMSDEAMKTISDYYLRIRKQGEAEGASVPITARQLEAFVRLSEASARARLSTLVTVEDAQRAVNAVEYYLHKIAGEGETLDFDIVATGISHSQREQQTILKDIIKKAVADADPRKGVSQEDIIKLAAGSNIDDTRVKNLLKRMTQGGELYSPTPGYFKIV
- a CDS encoding DUF367 family protein gives rise to the protein MIVNLYVYDEHQCDPKKCTGRKLMKFNLAQEIASLRRIPHGAVVLTPYAEKAISREDTKTALAHGLVVMDMSWNQINDFPKLRSDLQQRALPYLLAANPVNWGKPLKLSSVEALAASLYIMGIKEQAVQILSKFSWGEQFIKLNQEPLDCYADARTSAEVVKVQMEFVPPERSE
- a CDS encoding M20 family metallo-hydrolase gives rise to the protein MQSKKELIETAQNCQKQMVDELTAMLRIPAMGPENGGDGEGRRADHLENLLKSWNLPVERIEIEDERLGTRPNLLSRIKGKEERTIWLVAHMDTVSPGNLNSWDSDPFEPVVKNGKVYGRGSEDNGQSVISSIFALKILSELEEAPEQSYGVVLVADEEAGSLYGIRPLIEQGCFRKEDVFFVPDFGEATGSSIEMMEKSIIWLKASVKGKQVHASVPNRGTNALVEGSKFILALRDALYAHFNLSDSAYNYEISTFEPTKRENEEGSINIIPEVENVFFDIRLLPEYSIEECVSFAEEFAAEYSKKNNINAAVENVRVDPAGPPSTTENREFSVLKDSIREVINVDAKAIGIGGQTCANWFRKAGYSAYAWQTVEGLAHQTNEYSKIENIVNDSAVFVLTIYELCFRAA
- the ftsY gene encoding signal recognition particle-docking protein FtsY translates to MFDSLKKKLSALKSKESERIDELEESEEPDTSIPEEPVEEPKKKAPKTTAKSKSDDDDLLDDDFWDDEAFWKNDKFFEDAPEDEDDFEEDIIPEKPAPKPAPKQPVKKESPLPEEKPAAEKPALEEPKRARASIFERRSKQEAPKQKEAAPQETKEVRPEPVKQVEVQPEPVKPEPAPVVKQTEEVKPAPVKNVEVQPPAEPEARSVDESKKGFFSKRGEKKHEAPVAASVSKNAKSIDKDDIESILWDLEIGLLESDVALPVIDAIKEGVQQVLSERKVERGENLGDIVEEALKSAIGSVLQSNEFDFDKFIDDSDKPAVVMFVGINGTGKTTSIAKLANRLQKSGRTVVLAASDTFRAGAIEQLTIHSDNLGVKIIKHQSGADPAAVAYDAVEHAKSKHKDVVLVDTAGRMQTNSNLMDEMKKIKRVVKPNLVIFVGDALAGNDAVEQAKAFNDAIGLDAIILTKIDADAKGGAALSIAHSIGKPIAFMSMGQEYEDIIKFDSEWMLERLFSD
- the pfdA gene encoding prefoldin subunit alpha, whose translation is MNEDELRQAMSTLELYRNQLASIAENQQLIQVSVEELARARETFVQYKNAEPGSELLIPIGGSSFVFAKVEVNDKAIVGVGTGISMEKPIDEAIVLMEDRAKELMTSLETLVNRRMEIEAKAEELTYLVQQEISALNGQ
- the rpl18a gene encoding 50S ribosomal protein L18Ae; this translates as MNAYRAVGALKTGKFSWQKFSLELAADDEAQVTEQVYSNLGSRHKLKRQQIRIDEITLLDKDSITDITVQYLVGGAQ
- a CDS encoding radical SAM protein, translated to MKVLTAYYPDRKFPAFSVTGRNCRQRCSHCRGRFLKGMIPVTPEDLVSTAEKYYNQGAEGFLLSGGCDEHGRVPVMPFLNAIKKIKAETNLKINIHTGFLSRPEALELISAGIDCFSIDIVQDREVIKKCLNLDVSPHKYEETLEALEGSAKIVPHVCTGLQSAEGEQKSLELISKFEVSSIAVLGLIPARDSECSERMISFVSEAVKTGRPVTIGCMRPRGNVPLEISCVEAGASAMAAPNHKTLEILKERGWTVIEKSECCALF